One part of the Bacteroidia bacterium genome encodes these proteins:
- a CDS encoding TolC family protein: MRYINHSSYWLTLFLCLWGSGIALQAQSPVLNEYIQLGLQNNRSLQTQQLSYEKSKAALREAKGMFMPYLSFNATYSLAGGGRSLDFPVGDLLNPINATLNQLTETNAFPTTIENVNEQFAPNNFQETKLRMIQPLYNPALGINRKAKEAQIEVQANQRDAFKQELVRDIRLAYFSWLQTQEVLNIYKESESLIKEIIRVNRSLVRNEKATPVVISRSEFELSKIRKDKSLAEAQSQTARAYFNFLLNRPLETEIKKDEVVKEEEILLSMDQLSEQALNNRIEIAQLKSAQKAQEQALNLNESAGIPRLNLVADGGFQGFGYDFGNQGYWLALVSLEWDLFTGNQRKARIQQSKLDQRSLQIREQELNSQIQLQVRQNWYELEAAKSRIKSDTQGLRAAKESFRLTQKLYKENKASLLELLDARTQFTQSQLTLTLDTYSLLSKQAELQWASGEVR, encoded by the coding sequence ATGAGATACATCAATCATAGTAGCTATTGGCTGACGCTATTCCTATGCCTTTGGGGAAGCGGTATAGCTTTACAGGCACAGTCTCCGGTCTTGAATGAGTACATTCAACTGGGATTGCAAAACAATCGCAGCTTGCAAACTCAGCAGCTTTCTTACGAAAAAAGCAAAGCTGCTTTACGAGAAGCAAAAGGGATGTTCATGCCCTATCTGAGTTTCAATGCGACATACAGTCTGGCAGGCGGAGGACGTAGCCTGGACTTTCCCGTAGGAGACTTACTCAATCCTATCAATGCCACCCTCAATCAATTGACGGAAACAAACGCTTTTCCGACCACTATTGAGAATGTAAATGAGCAATTCGCCCCCAACAACTTTCAGGAGACCAAGTTGAGGATGATACAACCCCTTTACAATCCGGCATTAGGGATCAATCGCAAAGCCAAAGAAGCTCAAATTGAGGTTCAGGCCAACCAAAGAGATGCCTTTAAGCAAGAATTGGTTCGGGATATCCGTTTGGCCTACTTTTCCTGGCTTCAAACACAAGAAGTCCTGAATATATATAAAGAGTCAGAGAGCTTGATTAAAGAGATTATTCGGGTAAATCGCAGCCTGGTACGCAATGAAAAAGCTACTCCCGTAGTGATTTCCCGTTCGGAATTCGAATTGAGTAAGATCCGCAAGGATAAAAGTCTGGCAGAAGCTCAATCTCAAACCGCCCGAGCCTATTTCAACTTTCTCCTTAACAGACCGCTTGAAACAGAAATCAAAAAAGATGAAGTGGTCAAAGAAGAAGAGATCCTGCTTTCAATGGATCAACTCAGCGAACAGGCCCTTAACAATCGTATCGAAATTGCCCAATTGAAGTCTGCCCAAAAAGCGCAGGAGCAAGCCCTCAATCTCAATGAGTCCGCAGGCATTCCAAGATTGAACCTTGTAGCTGATGGAGGATTTCAGGGATTTGGCTATGACTTTGGAAATCAGGGATACTGGTTGGCACTGGTTTCTCTCGAATGGGACCTGTTCACTGGCAACCAAAGAAAAGCCCGCATTCAGCAGAGCAAACTCGATCAGAGAAGCCTCCAAATCAGAGAGCAGGAATTGAATTCACAGATCCAGCTTCAGGTCCGCCAGAACTGGTATGAACTGGAAGCCGCCAAAAGCCGCATCAAGTCTGATACACAAGGACTAAGAGCTGCGAAAGAAAGTTTCCGCCTTACCCAAAAACTCTACAAAGAAAATAAAGCGAGTCTCCTTGAACTTCTGGATGCCCGCACCCAATTCACACAATCACAATTAACCCTGACTCTTGACACCTACTCCCTCCTCAGCAAACAAGCTGAATTGCAATGGGCGAGTGGGGAAGTTAGGTAA
- a CDS encoding efflux RND transporter periplasmic adaptor subunit, with protein sequence MKYTSLILSVFIFLAACSEAPKKKISKSEPKVVAVRVADVVPQDKSLPIQASGIVASQEELKLAFKIGGIITAVYVNEGDRVKKGQVLARLDPSEIQAQVAQAKTAWEKANRDLERGERLYKDTVATLEQVQDLTTAKEVAENNLKIAEFNQKYSSIYAPSSGRVLKRFAEKGEIIGPGNPVYFIAANQSAQVLRLGLTDVDVVRIKLGDAAQLNFDAFPNQSFEGTVTEIAAGSDPMSGTYEVEVAIKSKKVNIKNGFIGKAQIFPEAKKGIVRIPIEAVVEADPSTASIYVPNAEGNGVQRLDLGSYEIGDDFILTPESELGSYKTVITDGARYLRPESPIKIVTNSPKITGN encoded by the coding sequence ATGAAATATACATCACTCATACTGAGCGTTTTCATATTCCTTGCAGCTTGCAGCGAAGCTCCAAAGAAAAAAATAAGTAAAAGTGAACCGAAGGTCGTAGCTGTAAGGGTTGCGGATGTGGTTCCCCAGGACAAATCCCTCCCTATCCAGGCCAGCGGTATTGTAGCCTCTCAGGAGGAGCTGAAACTGGCGTTCAAAATTGGTGGCATTATTACGGCTGTTTATGTAAATGAAGGAGATCGAGTAAAGAAAGGCCAGGTTTTGGCTCGACTGGATCCTTCGGAAATTCAGGCACAGGTTGCACAGGCAAAAACCGCTTGGGAAAAAGCCAATCGCGATCTGGAAAGAGGAGAAAGACTTTACAAGGATACCGTAGCCACTTTGGAACAGGTACAGGATCTCACTACAGCCAAAGAAGTAGCGGAGAACAATCTAAAAATCGCTGAATTCAACCAAAAGTATTCCAGCATCTATGCGCCGAGTTCAGGACGGGTTTTGAAAAGGTTTGCGGAGAAAGGAGAGATCATTGGCCCAGGTAATCCGGTTTATTTTATCGCTGCTAATCAAAGTGCACAGGTACTTCGATTGGGCCTCACGGATGTAGATGTAGTAAGAATAAAGCTGGGTGATGCAGCTCAATTGAATTTCGATGCTTTCCCCAATCAAAGCTTTGAAGGTACCGTAACGGAAATCGCAGCAGGTTCTGATCCTATGAGTGGTACCTATGAAGTAGAAGTTGCCATAAAAAGTAAGAAGGTCAATATCAAAAATGGCTTCATTGGCAAAGCACAAATCTTCCCAGAAGCGAAAAAGGGCATCGTCCGCATTCCGATTGAAGCAGTAGTCGAGGCAGACCCAAGCACAGCAAGCATATATGTGCCCAATGCGGAGGGAAATGGAGTTCAAAGACTGGATTTGGGAAGCTATGAAATCGGAGATGACTTTATCCTGACCCCGGAAAGCGAACTGGGCAGCTATAAAACAGTCATCACAGACGGCGCTCGTTATTTGCGTCCGGAAAGTCCTATCAAGATTGTAACCAACAGCCCTAAGATCACTGGCAACTAA
- a CDS encoding TetR/AcrR family transcriptional regulator, translated as MRERILDVAMKMFSEFGFEKTSWRAIAKELACSPGTLYLYFANKDELLFAVHDEGFKLLHERMQARMGIKDPMLRIKEMARAYIQFAWDYPEYYDLMFNKQAPMNVLEERHGPLDKVDEAKWTSAMSSFGCLYESVRYAMEKGVFIKEEIEKVTFSLWSSVHGMVSLCLCKRMMMFPNHNIEELVLKSTDLITDLFKVRKD; from the coding sequence ATGAGGGAGCGCATTCTCGATGTGGCTATGAAGATGTTTTCCGAATTTGGCTTTGAAAAGACTTCCTGGAGAGCGATTGCGAAGGAATTAGCATGTAGTCCGGGAACGCTTTACCTCTACTTCGCGAATAAAGATGAACTGCTCTTTGCTGTACATGATGAAGGATTCAAATTACTTCATGAGCGCATGCAGGCAAGAATGGGAATCAAAGACCCCATGTTGAGAATAAAGGAGATGGCACGTGCTTACATCCAGTTTGCCTGGGATTATCCTGAGTATTATGACCTTATGTTCAACAAACAGGCGCCCATGAATGTCCTGGAAGAAAGACATGGGCCATTGGACAAAGTGGATGAGGCAAAATGGACCAGCGCCATGAGTAGTTTTGGCTGTTTGTATGAATCCGTGAGATATGCCATGGAGAAAGGGGTTTTTATTAAAGAGGAGATCGAAAAGGTAACTTTTAGTCTCTGGTCCTCAGTTCACGGCATGGTTTCTCTCTGCCTCTGCAAACGCATGATGATGTTTCCTAATCATAATATCGAAGAACTCGTACTGAAATCAACAGATTTAATTACTGATTTATTTAAAGTAAGGAAAGACTAA
- a CDS encoding efflux RND transporter permease subunit translates to MRLPKLAIDNYAFVLILVLMAASVGVLSFLNMPRYEDPSLKFPFFNVIAVYPGTNPQDMEELVVNPLEEQLNEMEDLTELKSEIRDGLAIISVEGSFDSDVDDLLDKVNEKVAAAREELPEDLFLLEVRQVTPLDVNVLQLALLSETAPYSEMLDWAERLEDRLEKVGGVRTVDIEAYPEEEVRLALDMDKMARYGISLRQLSGIIQANNTNIPGGDIDAGALHFSLKTSGGYKSLEELKNTVISSYQGRILYLKDIADINFAYEDPKYLGRLNGQRAIFISATQKEGKNILKVGDELEKEVMAFQEKLPAGLALETAFEQAPAVKARVNDFFVNLLQGIGLVGLIIFMFFGFRNSLIIMTVIPTSIVMSIWMLDSSGFGLQQMSIAGLVIALGLLVDNGIVVVENINRYLKEGHSLKEAAVEGTREVGWAIVSSTATSVLAFFPLTQLGGGVGDFIKSMPITVVYALIASLLLALTLTPLLGSKWLKEESAKQKGRLESYMQSFIENYYRRMLRFSLKRPFVVLAIGIGTLLGSVALFPLVGISFFPGADKPILVVDIDLPDGKNIEKTDETARYVESVLDTTDFVSGYISNVGHGNPRMYYNVIPKNFTQHHAQIIVHLEEWDRKRFYQTFDKLRGEFSSYPGAKIKISELQNGPPYDAPIAIQILGEDLDTIKTYADQLEDLIDRTPGTLNVNNPLAVNRMNIRTRIKRDKAGMFGVQFADIDLSVRTALNGNSLGKMNYPDGSEYDIVARMKEGKDAGVSDFHKISVASVTGSQIPLRQVADIVFEPSASQIDHRELQRNTTITADVEPDANSREITLEIIGQLDDIKLPEGYEFYISGEFETQQESFGDLGVMLIAAVLGIFAILVLQFKSFSQPFVVLSAIPLAFSGSIVGLFLAGYSFSFLAFVGFTSLVGIVVNTSIILVDYSNQLRDKGMEKLAAIQKASETRFTPILLTSMTTILGLLPLTLSGSSLWSPLGWTIIGGMVSSTLLTLLVVPILYKWFT, encoded by the coding sequence ATGAGACTTCCAAAACTAGCCATAGATAATTACGCATTTGTCTTGATCCTGGTCCTAATGGCCGCGAGTGTAGGGGTACTTTCCTTCCTCAATATGCCAAGATACGAGGACCCCTCGCTCAAGTTCCCTTTTTTCAATGTGATTGCTGTTTATCCCGGTACCAATCCCCAGGACATGGAGGAACTGGTCGTAAATCCCCTGGAAGAACAGCTCAATGAAATGGAAGATCTGACAGAACTCAAGTCAGAGATCCGTGATGGACTCGCTATCATAAGCGTCGAAGGAAGCTTTGATTCAGATGTAGATGATTTACTGGATAAAGTAAATGAAAAGGTGGCAGCAGCCCGTGAAGAATTACCCGAAGACCTATTTCTCCTCGAAGTAAGACAGGTGACGCCTTTGGATGTAAACGTCCTTCAATTGGCTTTGCTCTCTGAAACGGCACCTTATAGTGAAATGCTGGATTGGGCAGAAAGATTGGAGGATCGTCTAGAGAAAGTCGGCGGAGTCCGCACAGTAGATATTGAGGCCTATCCAGAAGAAGAAGTACGACTGGCATTGGATATGGATAAAATGGCTCGATATGGAATTTCTCTCCGACAACTGAGTGGAATCATCCAGGCCAACAATACCAATATTCCCGGCGGAGACATAGACGCAGGTGCCCTCCATTTTTCTCTCAAGACGAGCGGAGGCTATAAGTCATTGGAGGAATTGAAAAATACAGTCATAAGTTCTTATCAGGGACGCATCCTCTATTTGAAGGATATCGCTGACATAAACTTTGCCTATGAAGACCCCAAATACCTTGGAAGGCTTAATGGACAAAGAGCCATTTTCATTTCAGCTACCCAGAAAGAAGGAAAAAATATCCTTAAAGTAGGAGATGAATTGGAAAAAGAAGTCATGGCTTTCCAGGAAAAACTCCCGGCTGGACTCGCTTTAGAAACCGCTTTTGAACAAGCACCGGCAGTAAAGGCCAGAGTAAATGATTTCTTTGTCAACCTTCTACAGGGAATTGGCCTGGTAGGACTGATCATTTTCATGTTTTTCGGCTTCCGAAACTCCCTGATTATCATGACGGTAATTCCGACTTCCATTGTTATGTCCATTTGGATGCTGGATAGCAGTGGATTCGGTTTGCAACAAATGTCTATAGCAGGCCTGGTTATCGCCCTCGGATTACTAGTTGACAATGGAATTGTAGTAGTTGAAAATATCAACCGCTACCTAAAAGAAGGACATAGTCTGAAAGAAGCTGCGGTCGAAGGAACCCGTGAAGTAGGCTGGGCAATTGTGAGTTCAACGGCCACCTCTGTTTTGGCCTTCTTTCCCCTTACTCAATTGGGAGGAGGAGTAGGAGATTTTATTAAATCCATGCCCATTACAGTAGTATATGCCCTGATAGCTTCTCTTTTATTGGCACTTACGCTTACTCCTTTATTGGGTAGTAAATGGCTGAAAGAGGAAAGTGCAAAGCAAAAAGGTCGCCTGGAAAGCTATATGCAAAGCTTCATTGAGAATTATTATAGAAGAATGCTCCGCTTTTCTCTCAAACGTCCTTTTGTCGTACTCGCAATAGGAATCGGGACTTTATTGGGAAGTGTTGCTCTCTTTCCCCTGGTAGGAATCAGCTTTTTCCCAGGAGCCGACAAACCTATACTTGTCGTAGATATAGATTTACCCGATGGAAAAAATATTGAAAAGACAGATGAAACCGCTCGTTATGTAGAATCTGTGCTTGACACTACTGATTTTGTGAGCGGATATATCAGCAATGTAGGCCATGGCAATCCTCGCATGTACTATAATGTGATTCCCAAAAACTTTACCCAGCACCATGCACAGATTATCGTGCATTTAGAAGAATGGGATAGAAAGCGTTTCTATCAGACTTTTGATAAGCTAAGAGGGGAATTTAGCAGTTATCCGGGAGCGAAAATCAAAATCAGCGAATTGCAAAACGGTCCTCCTTATGATGCCCCAATAGCAATTCAAATCCTTGGAGAGGATCTGGACACCATCAAGACCTATGCGGATCAGTTGGAAGACCTCATCGACAGAACACCCGGAACCCTCAATGTCAACAATCCTTTAGCGGTAAATCGGATGAATATCCGTACCCGCATCAAGCGAGACAAAGCCGGCATGTTTGGGGTACAGTTTGCCGACATCGATTTGAGTGTGAGAACCGCCTTGAATGGAAATAGCCTCGGTAAGATGAATTATCCAGATGGAAGTGAATATGATATCGTAGCCCGAATGAAAGAAGGGAAAGATGCAGGCGTTTCAGATTTCCATAAAATCTCCGTAGCCAGTGTTACAGGTTCTCAAATTCCTTTGAGGCAGGTAGCCGATATTGTATTCGAGCCTAGTGCTTCACAGATCGATCATAGAGAATTGCAAAGAAATACGACCATTACAGCGGATGTGGAGCCGGATGCAAATTCACGAGAGATCACCCTGGAGATTATTGGCCAACTGGATGATATCAAATTGCCGGAAGGTTATGAGTTTTATATCTCAGGAGAATTTGAAACCCAGCAGGAATCCTTTGGAGATTTAGGTGTGATGTTGATTGCAGCCGTTCTGGGTATTTTCGCCATCCTTGTGCTTCAGTTCAAATCATTTTCTCAGCCCTTTGTTGTATTGAGCGCAATTCCGCTGGCATTCTCAGGATCGATTGTAGGCTTGTTCCTTGCAGGATATTCCTTTTCCTTCCTCGCTTTTGTAGGATTTACGAGTCTGGTGGGGATTGTGGTAAATACCTCGATCATTCTGGTCGATTATAGCAATCAGTTGAGAGATAAAGGCATGGAGAAATTAGCAGCTATTCAGAAAGCGAGTGAAACCCGTTTCACTCCCATCCTCCTGACGTCCATGACCACCATTTTGGGACTGCTTCCTTTGACCTTGAGTGGTAGTAGCCTTTGGTCGCCGCTGGGCTGGACCATCATCGGAGGCATGGTTTCTTCGACTTTGCTGACCTTGCTGGTTGTGCCGATTTTGTATAAGTGGTTCACGTAA